The genomic segment CCCTCATCGGCCTGGTCAACGGGCTCGTGGTCACCTACACGAACGTGGCACCGTTCGTCGCCACCCTGGCGACGGCCACCCTGCTGGACGGAGTCGCGCTGCTCGTCCTGGACGGTCTGAGCGTGTCGATCGGCACCCACCTCTCCTCGCTGGGCAACGGCAAGATCCTCGGCATCCCCTACCTGCTGATCGTGGCGGTCCTGGTACTGGTGGTGGCCGGTCTGGTCATGAAGTTCACCGTCTTCGGCCGCGACGCGTTCGCCATCGGGGGCAACGAGCACGTCGCCCGCCTCAGCGGCATCGGCGTCAACCGGAACAAGCTCCTGCTCTACGGGCTGGCCGGCACCCTCGCCGGACTCGCCGGGCTGATGCTGCTGTCCCGGCTGGGCGCGAGCAGCCCCGGAACGGGCGGTCTCACCCTGCAACTCACCGCCGTGGCCGCCGTCGTCATCGGCGGAACCTCGCTCGCCGGCGGCAGCGGCACCGTCGTCGGCACCGCCCTCGGCGTCGTCCTGCTCGGCGTCGTCGCCAACGCCCTGAACCTGCTGCAGGTGTCCAGCTACTTCCAGCAGATCTCGGTCGGTTCGGTCCTGCTCGTCGCGGCGATCGCCAACCAGCTCCACAAGAAGTCCCGGCACTGACGTACTCCGGGACGGGTCCGCGATTCCCGCACCGCGACCCACTCCGTGCACGGCCACCGATGTCCCACGCACGCCACGAAAGGCGACACACCATGAGCCTGTCCACCCACCCGCGAAGAGTGCTGGCCACGACCGTCGTGGGAGCCGCGCTGGCCCTCAGCGGCTGCAGCGGCCAGTCCGGTCAGGGCGGCGACGCCGTCACCCTCGGCTTCGTCAACGGCGGAGACACCGAGTTCCACACCTGCCTCCAGAAGGCGGTGGAGGACACGGCCAAGAACGGCGACGCGAAGATCTACACCGCCAACTCGCACCAGAACCCCGGCACCGAACTGTCCAACATCGAGGACATGATCTCGCGCAACGTCGACGCGCTCATCGTGCAGACCGTGAACGTCGACGCGCTCAAGGGCGACATCGCCAAGGCCAGAAGCGCCAACATACCGATCTTCCTCACCTCCGTCGTCACCGACGACCCCTCCCAGATCCTCGGCGCGGTCGTCGTGGACCTCACCGCGGTCGGCGCGCTGGACGCCGGATGGGTCGAGAAGGACGCCGCGGGCAAGTCCGTGGAGGTCGGCGTGATCGCCGGTGCCCCCGGTGCCGCCTCCGACATGCTGGTCGCCGGATTCACCGACGCGCTGCCGGCCACCGCGAAGGTCGTCGCGAACCAGCCGGGCATGTTCAACGCGGCCAAGGCCAAGGACGTCGCGGAGAACATGATCCAGGCGCACCCGCATCTCGGTTACGCCTTCGTCGCCAACGAGGAGATGGCGCTCGCCGCCCGCACGGCCTTCACGGCGGCCGGCGCCGACGTCAAGATCGTCACGGTCAACGGCACCGACCGGGGTCTCGACGGGATCGAGAAGGGCGAACTCTCCGCAACCGTGGCGAACTCGGCCATGAGCACGGGTTCCCTTGCGGTGAACAATGCGATAGGACTGCTCGACAAAAAGAAGATCAGCAAGATCGACAAGACGCCGATCCTGCTGGTCACCAAGGACAACCTGGACAAGGCTCCGCAGTACTGCCCCTGAGTCCGCGCCGGGCGACCTTCGATCGCGCGATCGAAGGCCACCCGACGGACTCCGGGCACCCGGGCCCGCGACACAGCGTTCCGCGACACCCCGTTCCGGCACATCCCATTCCGCGCACCCACTGAGTGATCCCCGTTCCGGAGCGCCGCGCGGAGGCTCCGCCCGCACAACCCGCCACACACGGCCCTGCCACCACCGGGGCCGTGCACGGCCGGAGGTACCACCATGGACCGTCTGCTCCTCATGCGCAGCTTCGTCACCGTCGCCAACATCGGCAGCTTCAGCGGGGCGGCCAAAGCGCTGAGCTCCTCGGGATCGCTCGTCTCACGCCACGTCGCGGAACTGGAACGCCAGATCGGGGTCCGCCTCGTCAACCGCACGGCCCGCTCCGTCAGCCTCACCCAGCCCGGACTCCGTTACGCGGAGTTCGCGGCGCGCATCCTGGAGGAGATCTCCGCCGAGGACTCCCACATCGCGCAGCTCCACGACCGGCCGGAGGGATCGCTCAACATCATCTGCCCGAAGTGGATAGGCAGTCTCGATCTCGGTGACGCCATATCGGCCTTCTCCGTCGCCCATCCGAAAATCGTCGTCCGTTTCGAGCTGGGCGGAATCTCCGACCGCACCTACGATTTCCTGGACGGCGGATTCGACATCGCCTTCCACACGCGGGACTTGCGGGACTCCAGCGTCCGTCTGAAGAAAATCGCCTCGCTGCCCTTCGTGCTGTGCGCGTCGGAGAGATACCTGGAGGAGCACGGGACGCTGAGCCACCCGAACGACATCGCCGTCCACGACTGCCTGGTCCACGTCAACGACCCCGTCTGGCGCGTCGGGCACGGCCACGCGAGCACCCTGCACAAGATCCGCAACGTGGCGTTCTCGTCCAACTCCTACATCGCCCTGCAGAAGGCGGCCGTGCACGGCCGGGGGATCGCCCTGCTCCCGCAGCGGCCGGCCTACGACGACCTGCTCTCCGGCGCGCTCCGGGTGCTGCTGCCCGAACTCGCGGTGCCCGACCGGCCGCTGTACGCGATCTACGGCCCCGGCCAGGAGACGCCGCGCAAGGTGACCGTCTTCCTGGAATTCCTCGCGAAGTGGTTCTCGGAGAACCCGATTCCCGCCATGTGAAGCCTGAGTCCTCTCCGTGGCAACCGGGCGGCGCGACCGTCCGTGCAAGAAATGATTGCACCATTCGAAATGCCGGGCCATTGAGGCCGTGCGTCCCGATTTCTAGGCTGACCGGGCCGGTGTCGGGCGCCCTGTGCCCGCGGAACGAGGAGCTCATGGGAATCCAGAGAATAGAGTCGGTCACCTACAGCATCGACGATCTCGACGCATGCGTCCGCTTCTTCACCGACTTCGGGCTGACCCCCGGGGAACGCACCGCCACCCGCGCCACGTTCGAGACCCTGGCGGGCCAGACGCTCCACCTCGACACCCTCCCCGACCCCGCTCTGCCGCCCGCCCTGGAAGAGGGCCCCACCCTCCGCGAGGTGGTCTGGGGCGTCGACACCGAGGCGGAACTGGCGAAGCTCGTCGCCCGGGTCGCCGTCGACCGCGAGGTCACCCGCGCCGGGGACGGGGTGCACCGCACCCGGGACGAGACCGGCTTCGGCCTCGGCCTCGCCCTCGCCCGCCCGAAGGCACTCGACACGGCGGACGGACCGCGCGAGGCCAACACCTCCGGCAGCGTGCGCCGCTGGAACACGCCGCTGGACCCGGTCGGCCGGGTCAGGCCGCTGCGCATGTGCCACGTCGCCCTCAACATCCCCAAGGCCGGGCAGGAGGAGGCCGTCGCCTTCTACCTCGACCGGCTCGGCTTCCGGGCGACCGACATCGTCAAGCCGATGGGCACCTTCATGCAGTGCGAGGGCGACGACGACCAGCACAACTTCCTGCTCTGCCACCGCCCGGACCGGGCCGGCGTCAACCACGTCAGCTACGAGGTCCCCGGGTTCGACGACGTGATCGAGGGCGGCAACCACATGATCGCCCAAGGCTGGCAGGAAGCCCGCAGGCTCGGCCGGCACACCGTCGGCTCCAACGTCTTCCGCTTCGTCCACGCCCCCTGCGGCGGCCGTGTCGAGTACGCCGCCGACATGGACCGCGTCGACGCCTCGTACGAGACCCGCGTCCACGAGACCACCCCGCCGCACCACATCTGGACCCTGCGCACGTCCCGTGACGCCTCCGGAACCCCCGCCTCCTGACGGGCCCGCGATCCCGCCATGTGACATCGGGCGTCTCCCGGCATCAGGCGTCTCCCGCCACCGGCGCCTCCCGGCATCGGCACCCGCCGTCTCCCGGCACCCGCCGTCTCCCGGCACCCAGCGCCTCCCGACACCCACCCGCCGAGCGTGAGAGGGCACACGCACCCATGACGACCCACGACGACTACCCCGCCATCCGCATGTACATAGCGGGCGAATGGTGCGAGGGCGGGGCCGGAGCGACCGTACCGGTCGTGAACCCGGCCACCGAGACCGTGATCGGACACGTCCCGCTCGCCACCACCGCCGACCTCGACCGCGCCGCCGAAGCGGCGGCCGCAGGCTTCGCGCTCTGGCGCGACACTCCCGTGGCCGAGCGCACCGCGATCCTCCACGAGGCCGCCGGCCTGCTCGTCTCCCGCGCCGACCAGGTCGGCCGCATCATGACCCGCGAACAGGGCAAACCGCTGCGCGAAGCCGCCGGGGAGGCGAAGCGGGTCGCCGGAGCCCTGCGCTGGGACGCCGACGACGCCCGCCGCGCCTACGGCCGGATCATCCCCTCCGAGGACGGCACCCTGCTCTCCGTCCGCCGCCGGCCCATCGGCCCGGTCGCCGCCTTCACCCCGTGGAACTTCCCCGCCGGTTCACCGATGCGGAAGATCGCCGCGGCGCTCTCGGCCGGCTGCTCCCTCGTCATCAAGGCCTCCGAGGAGACCCCCGGCACCGCCGTCGCGCTGGTCCGCTGCTTCGAGGACGCCGGGCTGCCCGCAGGCGTACTCAACCTCGTCTTCGGCGAGCCCGCCGAGGTCTCCGCCCACCTCATCGCGCACCCCGCCACCCGGCTCGTCGCCTTCACCGGCTCGGTGCCGGTCGGCAAGCTGCTCGCCGCGGCCGCAGGGGCCGAGATGAAGCCGTCGCTCATGGAGCTGGGCGGCCACGCACCGGTCATCGTGTGCGCGGACGCCGACCCGGTGACCGCCGCCCGCCGTTCCGCCGCCGCCAAGTTCGCCAACGCCGGCCAGGTCTGCACCTCCCCCAGCCGCTTCCTGGTCCACGAGAGCCTGGTCGAGGAGTTCACCGAGGAGTTCGTCCGTGCCGCCGAGGCGGTCGTCGTCGGCGACGGGCTCGACGAGGGCGTCACCATGGGCCCGCTCGCCAACGAACGCCGACTGCGGGCGATGGAGGAACTCACCGCCGACGCCGTCGCCAGGGGCGCGAAGATCCGCACCGGCGGCGAACGCCTCGCCCGTGCGGGCTACTTCTTCGCCCCCACCGTCCTCACCGACGTCCCCGAGGACGCCGCGCTCATGTCCGACGAGCCCTTCGGCCCGCTCGCTCCCATCGTCGCGTTCCGCGATCTCGACGAGGCCCTGCGGATCGCCAACTCGCTGCCCTACGGACTCGCCGCGTACGGTTTCACCCGTTCCGCCGCCACCGCCGAGCGCCTCACCCGCGAGTTCGAGGCCGGCATCCTCTCCCTCAACCACTGCGGCGGATCCGTCCACGAGGCACCGTCCGGCGGGGTCAAGGCCAGCGGCTACGGACGCGAAGGCGGCCCGGAGGGCCTGGACGCCTACCTGGTCACCAAGCGCGTCTCCCACCTGCTGACGGACTGAGCCGCCATGCGATACACCCGAGTCCGGGTGGGTGGCCGGGCCGTCTGGGGCCGCGTGGAGCACGACTCCGTACGCCTGCTCTCCGACTCCCCGCTGGACGGCGACCCCACCGTCATCGGCACCATCCCGCTCACCGAGGCCGACTGGCTGCCGCCCGTCGTCCCGCCCGTCTTCTACGCCGCCGGCATGAACTACCCGCGCCACATCGAGCACGCCCGGCTGCTCGGCGACAAGGCAGGAACCACGCCCGAGCGCCCCGAGGCCGGCTACCGCGCCAACAACGCGCTCACCGGCCACGGCACGGCGATCGTGAAACCCGCGGGGGTACGCGGCCGGTTCGAGGCCGAACCGGAGCTGGTCGCGGTCGTCGGCAGGACGCTGAGGCACGCCACGTACGAACAGGCGCGGGACGCCGTCTTCGGCTGGACGATCGGCAACGACGTCAGCGCCCGCAGCTGGCAGCACGAGGACCGCACCTTCTGGCGAGCCAAGAACAGCGACACCTTCAAGCCGATGGGCCCCTGGATCGAGACCGACGTCGACGCCCTGGCGCAGACCACCACGCTGCGCGTCAACGGCGAGACCCGCGCTCTGTTCCCGACCGGCG from the Streptomyces sp. NBC_01335 genome contains:
- a CDS encoding ABC transporter permease is translated as MSLEAPPVQPRAKESTPDTVSGSRTSLRALFGVPHAGLVAVLIIVVVFASLETDSFATSTNLINILRQVSVSAVLAAGLTLLMTAGGMDFSMGSNAAVVTAVAAQMLAHGESTAVTVLVSLVLATLIGLVNGLVVTYTNVAPFVATLATATLLDGVALLVLDGLSVSIGTHLSSLGNGKILGIPYLLIVAVLVLVVAGLVMKFTVFGRDAFAIGGNEHVARLSGIGVNRNKLLLYGLAGTLAGLAGLMLLSRLGASSPGTGGLTLQLTAVAAVVIGGTSLAGGSGTVVGTALGVVLLGVVANALNLLQVSSYFQQISVGSVLLVAAIANQLHKKSRH
- a CDS encoding sugar ABC transporter substrate-binding protein; translation: MSLSTHPRRVLATTVVGAALALSGCSGQSGQGGDAVTLGFVNGGDTEFHTCLQKAVEDTAKNGDAKIYTANSHQNPGTELSNIEDMISRNVDALIVQTVNVDALKGDIAKARSANIPIFLTSVVTDDPSQILGAVVVDLTAVGALDAGWVEKDAAGKSVEVGVIAGAPGAASDMLVAGFTDALPATAKVVANQPGMFNAAKAKDVAENMIQAHPHLGYAFVANEEMALAARTAFTAAGADVKIVTVNGTDRGLDGIEKGELSATVANSAMSTGSLAVNNAIGLLDKKKISKIDKTPILLVTKDNLDKAPQYCP
- a CDS encoding LysR family transcriptional regulator; its protein translation is MDRLLLMRSFVTVANIGSFSGAAKALSSSGSLVSRHVAELERQIGVRLVNRTARSVSLTQPGLRYAEFAARILEEISAEDSHIAQLHDRPEGSLNIICPKWIGSLDLGDAISAFSVAHPKIVVRFELGGISDRTYDFLDGGFDIAFHTRDLRDSSVRLKKIASLPFVLCASERYLEEHGTLSHPNDIAVHDCLVHVNDPVWRVGHGHASTLHKIRNVAFSSNSYIALQKAAVHGRGIALLPQRPAYDDLLSGALRVLLPELAVPDRPLYAIYGPGQETPRKVTVFLEFLAKWFSENPIPAM
- a CDS encoding VOC family protein, which encodes MGIQRIESVTYSIDDLDACVRFFTDFGLTPGERTATRATFETLAGQTLHLDTLPDPALPPALEEGPTLREVVWGVDTEAELAKLVARVAVDREVTRAGDGVHRTRDETGFGLGLALARPKALDTADGPREANTSGSVRRWNTPLDPVGRVRPLRMCHVALNIPKAGQEEAVAFYLDRLGFRATDIVKPMGTFMQCEGDDDQHNFLLCHRPDRAGVNHVSYEVPGFDDVIEGGNHMIAQGWQEARRLGRHTVGSNVFRFVHAPCGGRVEYAADMDRVDASYETRVHETTPPHHIWTLRTSRDASGTPAS
- a CDS encoding NAD-dependent succinate-semialdehyde dehydrogenase; the protein is MTTHDDYPAIRMYIAGEWCEGGAGATVPVVNPATETVIGHVPLATTADLDRAAEAAAAGFALWRDTPVAERTAILHEAAGLLVSRADQVGRIMTREQGKPLREAAGEAKRVAGALRWDADDARRAYGRIIPSEDGTLLSVRRRPIGPVAAFTPWNFPAGSPMRKIAAALSAGCSLVIKASEETPGTAVALVRCFEDAGLPAGVLNLVFGEPAEVSAHLIAHPATRLVAFTGSVPVGKLLAAAAGAEMKPSLMELGGHAPVIVCADADPVTAARRSAAAKFANAGQVCTSPSRFLVHESLVEEFTEEFVRAAEAVVVGDGLDEGVTMGPLANERRLRAMEELTADAVARGAKIRTGGERLARAGYFFAPTVLTDVPEDAALMSDEPFGPLAPIVAFRDLDEALRIANSLPYGLAAYGFTRSAATAERLTREFEAGILSLNHCGGSVHEAPSGGVKASGYGREGGPEGLDAYLVTKRVSHLLTD
- a CDS encoding fumarylacetoacetate hydrolase family protein — translated: MRYTRVRVGGRAVWGRVEHDSVRLLSDSPLDGDPTVIGTIPLTEADWLPPVVPPVFYAAGMNYPRHIEHARLLGDKAGTTPERPEAGYRANNALTGHGTAIVKPAGVRGRFEAEPELVAVVGRTLRHATYEQARDAVFGWTIGNDVSARSWQHEDRTFWRAKNSDTFKPMGPWIETDVDALAQTTTLRVNGETRALFPTGDMVFDPYDFMVEITRHITLHPGDVLWMGAESTAQIEAGDTVDVEISGIGVLSNTVLAEPDRPCAARSPHANSPKGSTP